In Pseudonocardia sp. C8, one genomic interval encodes:
- a CDS encoding MFS transporter, translating to MTTSDRLEPDPVEVVVPDEKTVRKATVAGAIGSFVEWYDYGIYGLLVTYLAVNLAGGAEAGSLLLANIGFLVSFIARPFGGVICGYLGDRMGRRSLLATLLLLISASTAAIGLLPTTATIGVAAPVLLLALRVLQGFSAGGEVAGAMSFVGEYSPDGERNYRMCFVAVGSFVALMFGSAFSALLITVLGDDTMTSWGWRIPFLLAVPLGYIGFYIRSRLEETPVFAAARRQNAVVRNPLRVAFTSKRHLRAIAITILLPALNGPGYYLLFVYMPTYLKKSLGENNFSMLQALVVTAISLVAIVISIPLMARLSDRIGRKPVLALSAVASALVAYPSFLLIATGQFLLACLGTTILAIAFAGHAASIHTVLAEIFPTSVRYSAYSIGFSVSTIIFGGSAPLVMTALMEATGSNMIPAFACIVSAGITLVTLVFVAETKGRPLQYS from the coding sequence ATGACAACGTCAGATCGCCTCGAGCCGGATCCGGTCGAGGTCGTCGTCCCCGACGAGAAGACCGTCCGCAAGGCCACGGTCGCGGGTGCCATCGGCTCCTTCGTCGAGTGGTACGACTACGGCATCTACGGCCTGCTGGTCACCTACCTGGCGGTCAACCTGGCCGGCGGCGCGGAGGCGGGCAGCCTCCTGCTGGCCAACATCGGTTTCCTCGTCAGCTTCATCGCACGGCCGTTCGGCGGTGTCATCTGCGGTTACCTGGGTGACCGCATGGGACGGCGCTCGTTGCTGGCGACCCTGCTGCTGCTGATCTCGGCATCCACCGCGGCGATCGGGCTCCTGCCCACGACCGCGACGATCGGCGTCGCCGCGCCGGTCCTCCTGCTGGCACTGCGGGTGCTGCAGGGCTTCTCGGCCGGCGGCGAGGTCGCCGGGGCGATGTCGTTCGTCGGTGAGTACTCGCCGGACGGTGAGCGGAACTACCGGATGTGCTTCGTCGCCGTCGGCTCCTTCGTGGCGCTGATGTTCGGCAGCGCGTTCTCGGCGCTCCTCATCACGGTGCTCGGTGACGACACGATGACGTCGTGGGGCTGGCGGATCCCGTTCCTGCTGGCCGTTCCGCTCGGCTACATCGGCTTCTACATCCGCAGCCGGCTCGAGGAGACGCCGGTCTTCGCCGCGGCGCGCCGGCAGAACGCGGTGGTGCGCAACCCGCTGCGGGTGGCGTTCACCTCGAAGCGGCACCTGCGGGCGATCGCGATCACGATCTTGCTGCCCGCGCTGAACGGGCCGGGCTACTACCTGCTGTTCGTCTACATGCCGACGTACCTGAAGAAGTCCCTGGGCGAGAACAACTTCTCGATGCTGCAGGCACTGGTGGTCACCGCGATCAGCCTGGTCGCCATCGTCATCTCCATCCCGCTGATGGCACGGCTCTCCGACCGGATCGGCCGCAAGCCCGTGCTGGCCCTGTCCGCGGTGGCGTCCGCGCTGGTCGCCTACCCGTCGTTCCTGCTGATCGCGACCGGGCAGTTCCTTCTCGCGTGTCTCGGCACGACGATCCTCGCGATCGCGTTCGCGGGCCACGCCGCGTCGATCCACACCGTGCTGGCCGAGATCTTCCCGACGAGCGTGCGGTACTCGGCCTACAGCATCGGGTTCAGCGTCTCGACGATCATCTTCGGCGGCAGCGCGCCGCTCGTGATGACGGCGCTGATGGAGGCGACCGGGTCCAACATGATCCCGGCGTTCGCGTGCATCGTGTCCGCGGGCATCACGCTGGTCACACTGGTCTTCGTCGCGGAGACCAAGGGACGTCCGCTGCAGTACAGCTGA